A genomic window from Arthrobacter sp. FW305-BF8 includes:
- the yidC gene encoding membrane protein insertase YidC: protein MDFFETIMFPFKWLVSIIMVGFHEGLSAIGLPEASGWTWTLSIIGLVLVIRAALIPVFVKQIKAQRGMQLLQPDLKKLQDKYKGKTDQLSRQAMAQEQMAMYKKHGTNPFSACLPMLIQMPFFFALFQVLSGISSAKTQGQGIGAMSQEQVVQFDESSIFGAPLSAALLHGGVGNVAVVVLSILMIIAMTASQFITQKQIMAKNMSEEAMASPFMRQQKMMLYILPLVFGVGGINFPIGVLIYWTTTNLWTMGQQFFVIRRMPTPGSPAAKALAERRAAKGLPALPILGGKKADPEAEAAAAAAVAEARTQRIQPQRKNRKKK from the coding sequence ATCATGGTGGGCTTCCACGAAGGCCTCAGCGCCATCGGCCTGCCTGAGGCATCCGGATGGACCTGGACGCTGTCCATCATCGGTCTGGTGCTGGTGATCCGTGCCGCCCTCATTCCCGTTTTCGTCAAGCAGATCAAGGCTCAGCGCGGCATGCAGCTCCTGCAGCCGGACCTGAAGAAGCTGCAGGACAAGTACAAAGGCAAGACCGACCAGCTCTCCCGCCAGGCAATGGCGCAGGAGCAGATGGCCATGTACAAGAAGCACGGGACCAACCCGTTCTCGGCCTGCCTGCCCATGCTGATCCAGATGCCGTTCTTCTTCGCTCTGTTCCAGGTGTTGTCCGGCATCAGCTCAGCCAAGACCCAGGGTCAGGGCATCGGAGCCATGAGCCAGGAACAGGTAGTGCAGTTCGACGAGTCGAGCATTTTTGGGGCTCCGTTGTCTGCTGCCCTGCTGCACGGCGGTGTCGGGAACGTCGCCGTCGTCGTACTGAGCATCCTGATGATCATCGCCATGACGGCGTCACAGTTCATCACGCAGAAGCAGATCATGGCCAAGAACATGTCTGAAGAGGCCATGGCCAGCCCGTTCATGCGCCAGCAGAAGATGATGCTGTACATCCTGCCGCTCGTATTCGGTGTGGGCGGCATCAACTTCCCCATCGGTGTCCTCATCTACTGGACCACCACCAACCTGTGGACCATGGGCCAGCAGTTCTTTGTCATCCGCCGCATGCCGACGCCGGGATCCCCCGCCGCCAAGGCCCTCGCCGAGCGCCGTGCCGCCAAGGGCCTTCCGGCCCTTCCCATCCTGGGCGGCAAGAAGGCTGATCCCGAGGCGGAGGCCGCTGCCGCCGCTGCGGTTGCCGAGGCCCGGACGCAGCGCATTCAGCCACAACGCAAGAACAGGAAGAAGAAGTAA
- a CDS encoding Jag family protein, giving the protein MSVESSEHALSAEAGEDQDSVAATVDAGKGTTASRLEEEGDVAADYLEELLDIADIDGDIDIEVRNGRTYISIVAEEESAGLDSLVGRDGEVLEALQELTRLSVLSATENRSRLVLDINGYRKERAGHLQKIAEDAVASVKESGDAVALEPMSAYERKIVHDAVADLGFVSESEGEGAGRHIVVSAD; this is encoded by the coding sequence ATGTCTGTTGAGAGCTCTGAGCACGCACTTTCCGCTGAAGCCGGCGAAGACCAGGACTCCGTTGCCGCTACCGTAGATGCGGGCAAGGGCACGACGGCAAGCCGCCTGGAAGAAGAGGGCGATGTAGCCGCCGACTACCTTGAGGAACTGCTCGACATCGCCGACATCGATGGCGACATTGACATCGAGGTCCGCAACGGCCGCACCTACATCTCGATCGTGGCCGAGGAAGAATCTGCCGGGCTGGATAGCCTCGTCGGGCGGGACGGCGAGGTCCTGGAAGCCCTGCAGGAGCTGACGCGGCTGTCCGTTCTTTCTGCGACGGAAAACCGCTCGCGCCTGGTGCTCGACATCAACGGCTACCGGAAGGAACGCGCGGGCCACCTGCAGAAGATCGCTGAAGACGCCGTCGCCTCCGTCAAGGAAAGCGGCGACGCTGTCGCGCTGGAGCCCATGAGCGCCTACGAGCGGAAGATCGTCCACGACGCCGTCGCCGACCTTGGATTCGTCAGCGAGTCCGAGGGCGAGGGTGCAGGCCGGCACATCGTCGTTTCCGCCGACTGA
- a CDS encoding ParA family protein yields the protein MTSSETSTQRIPPFVSLGSARAFGVSPVATTLNQSNPVASTSTPKVSRETATRGNVLDTLDDSSPIARELAHENRRRERLLGRNLPKPEKTRIFTVSNQKGGVGKTTTTVNIAAALAAAGLNVLVIDIDPQGNASTALGIEHHADVDSIYDVLINDLPLEDVVAQCPDISNLICAPATIHLAGAEIELVSLVAREQRLRRAIDVYAKARQKKGEQRLDYIFIDCPPSLGLLTVNAFCAAGEVLIPIQCEYYALEGLSQLLKNIEMIQKHLNAELEVSTILLTMYDGRTNLAAQVAAEVRQHFPEQVLGAVVPRSVRISEAPSYQQTVMTYDPSSSGALSYLEAAAEIAER from the coding sequence GTGACCAGTAGCGAAACCTCCACGCAGCGGATCCCCCCGTTCGTGTCTCTGGGGTCGGCGCGTGCCTTTGGCGTATCACCGGTCGCTACGACACTAAATCAGTCCAATCCGGTTGCAAGTACGAGTACTCCCAAGGTTTCACGTGAAACGGCAACCCGAGGCAACGTCCTAGACACCCTGGATGACTCGAGCCCCATCGCCCGGGAACTCGCGCATGAGAACAGGAGGCGGGAACGGCTCCTCGGCCGCAACCTTCCGAAGCCGGAGAAGACACGTATCTTCACGGTCTCAAACCAAAAGGGTGGAGTGGGAAAGACCACAACCACCGTCAACATCGCCGCAGCGCTGGCGGCCGCCGGCTTGAACGTCCTGGTCATCGACATCGACCCGCAGGGCAACGCGTCCACGGCCCTGGGCATTGAGCACCATGCCGACGTCGACAGCATCTATGACGTATTGATCAACGATCTGCCTCTCGAGGACGTCGTGGCACAGTGCCCGGACATCAGCAACCTCATCTGCGCCCCGGCAACCATCCATCTGGCCGGCGCCGAGATCGAGCTCGTCTCCCTGGTGGCACGGGAGCAGCGCCTCCGCCGCGCCATCGATGTCTATGCCAAGGCGCGGCAGAAGAAGGGCGAGCAGCGTCTCGACTACATCTTCATCGACTGCCCGCCCAGCCTGGGCCTGCTGACGGTCAATGCCTTCTGCGCGGCCGGCGAGGTCCTCATCCCCATCCAGTGCGAATACTATGCACTCGAAGGACTGAGCCAGCTGCTGAAGAACATCGAGATGATCCAGAAGCACCTGAATGCAGAACTGGAAGTTTCCACGATTCTGCTCACCATGTACGACGGACGCACCAACCTGGCCGCCCAGGTGGCGGCTGAAGTCAGGCAGCACTTCCCGGAGCAGGTCCTCGGCGCCGTCGTTCCGCGCTCTGTGCGGATCTCCGAAGCGCCGAGTTACCAGCAGACCGTCATGACGTACGATCCATCCTCCAGCGGCGCGTTGTCCTACCTGGAAGCCGCAGCGGAAATCGCTGAGCGTTAG
- the rsmG gene encoding 16S rRNA (guanine(527)-N(7))-methyltransferase RsmG, giving the protein MVEMTAAERQAAEKIFGDRLGLAERYVEHLATSGTERGLIGPREIPRLWGRHVLNCAVIESEIPQGSHVADVGSGAGLPGLCLAIARPDLELTLIEPLERRVIWLQEVVDDLGLRNVTVMRTRAELAVGMVTADVVTARAVSALSNLAGLTIPLLGGEGEVVAIKGRSAADEIDKAAKAIRKLGGVETSVVTVGQDLLEEPTTVVRIVVKKSQKRA; this is encoded by the coding sequence ATGGTTGAAATGACGGCAGCCGAGCGCCAGGCGGCGGAGAAGATTTTCGGTGACCGCCTGGGCCTGGCTGAACGGTATGTCGAACACCTGGCGACGTCCGGGACCGAACGCGGGCTTATCGGCCCGCGGGAAATCCCCAGGCTCTGGGGACGCCACGTCCTGAACTGCGCGGTGATCGAAAGTGAGATTCCCCAGGGCAGCCACGTGGCCGACGTCGGAAGCGGCGCCGGCCTGCCGGGCCTTTGCCTGGCTATCGCCCGCCCCGACCTCGAACTGACCCTCATCGAACCGCTGGAGCGCCGGGTGATCTGGCTGCAGGAAGTGGTTGACGATCTCGGTTTGAGGAACGTCACCGTGATGCGCACGCGCGCCGAGCTCGCCGTAGGCATGGTGACGGCCGACGTCGTGACCGCCCGGGCAGTGTCCGCCCTGAGCAATCTTGCAGGCCTCACCATTCCCCTGCTTGGCGGCGAGGGTGAAGTCGTGGCGATCAAGGGCCGCAGCGCCGCCGATGAGATCGACAAGGCGGCTAAGGCCATCCGCAAGCTTGGTGGCGTGGAGACGTCAGTGGTCACTGTAGGCCAAGACCTGCTCGAGGAGCCCACCACGGTGGTGCGCATCGTAGTAAAGAAGTCCCAAAAGAGGGCCTAG